CTGAAGGTTGTTCTGAAATCCAGAATACATCTCCGTTCTGAACGAGCTCTAACTCAGTCACCCGACTGACGCTATCCCTCACAGTCACCTCAAGTGAATTACCCTTATCGTGACTACGCCGGACGTCTTCAATAATCGGACCAGCTCCGTCACCATAGCCAAACTTCTCCCAAATAGTCGGATGCACAGCCGACTTGGATGGCGGAGGAGGAGGCACAAATTCGACACCATTGACTTTGGCTAAAGCACGGCAATAGGCATAGGGGTCGCCCATATAACCATCGAAATCCCAACCCGGCTCAAAATTGGCGCCCTCTTCCCAGTCATTCCAAGAGGAGAACATCAGCAGGTCAGGCTCGTGACGCATCGCCTCCTCAACACTTTTGACAAAAACATTTCCGCCATCACCATACATCGCCACACCTTTAGTTCGCCAAGGTTGGGCGGTTCCATCGAATTTGGGATAGATCAATTCCCCTGCATTTTTACCGTATTGCTTAGCCTGTCTCAACAAGGCTTCCAGCGATTGCTTCGATGAGTCCCACTCACGAGTACGACTATCCATCCGATTGATATTCGCAACCCCGATAACGTCATCGATTTGTTCAATTTCCCCTAGCCGATTGATATCTCCAAAAACCATCCAATGAACGGGGCCGACTTCATTCTCAACAGTTTCGATCATTGTCTCCGTTTCTTGCTGACCAACCCAATACCCCCAGGTCTGATAATAATACACTGGCTCATTGTTGATCTTAAAAAAGCCCTGATGGCTTCCATACTTCTTGATAAAGCGAATGATCCTTTGCGCCATGACCTCGGGATCTTGACTGACAGAGCCTTTTCTAAAGGCCACTTCGTCCATAAAGAAGACCTGAAAGTCTTCCTCAGCAGCAATATCTAGAATCTTGTTCAGGAAATCATCCTTTTCTTGAATAAACACCAGCCCTTTCACCATATCCGGATGAACCATAATCGCCACGGATTTCACACCGGTTGCTTTAATACAACGGATTTGCCAACGGATAATTTCAAGATTGCCCGAGTCATATAATCCAGGTAGCGGGTAGCCGTTCCGATCCCAGTTGAGACGCCATGGCTCACGGTATTGGTCAAAATTAGCCTCCATATGCCCAATGCGCTCGTCAGTGTCTGGAAACGGGAATCCCCACCAAATGTGCCACTCTTGTAAATAAGTGGGGATGTCTTTAGCGACAGCAAAGCCCTGTTCTTTTCCGACTAGAGTGTGCAGCGAACAACAAGCTAAAATAGCCAGAAACCAATTCCGCAGTTTCAGTTTTTCAAATATAATCATATCGATGATAATTCTTTCAAGTAGGGTTAACATTAGGTGGAACAGAGATACAACTGAGAGCATATAGTTTTCTTCAACGTCTTAGGTTATTGAGATTTTAAACGAGAAGTCGTATTTACTTTCGCTCAAACGGTAAGCGGCAAATGTATCCGGACCACAACTTCCAGTCCCCAGTCCACGGTGAGCAATATCAAGACAGAGCAAGGTCTGAGGTCTCGCGACGAGGTCGGTCGCATGAAAGGCATTCGTTAAATCTCTCGGATGGAAATGTAAGGCACTAAACATAAATGGTAAATGAGACTCAACTTTGATGAGGCTCGAATCAGAAGCGAGCGTTAGCCAATCAACATCGCATTTCAGGCCATTTTCCTGCGGCATCACATAGGGCACATATTGTTGATCGACGGTACTACGATGGACGGCACGCCAAACAGAGGACTTGCGGTCTGGATAATTTTCATATGGCCCTAAGCCCAGCCATTCCAAATCTTCGAGTCTAGGGTTAAGCGTAAAGATTGCCCCGACCCGTGGTAGATCTTCGATCTCATTCCCAACCTCCACATGGAAATCAAAGTCGACAGTCTCCTGATCGCGAATGGTAATTTTATAGCTCCAGTAGAAGTCCTGCCACTCCTGCCTCCCGGACGCTTCAAATCCCCATCGGAGTTCGACCTCCTCCCCTGGGATCGTTTCTTCATAAGCAAAATCAACAAGCCTGGATTCCAGTTGATCCAAACCCAGCTTTTGCCACCGCTTCAGAGGCTTGTTTTCCTGCCCACTCCATAGTTTAATCCCATCGTTATCGGTGGGCGCACGCCATAGGCTAATCTGTGGCGGGGTCGATAAGATCTCTCGACCTGCGTGGGTAAGCCGAACCAGCCCACCGGCCTGCGCATCCGCTTCAACTATCAGCTTACCAGATTTCACAAGAACTAGATCGCCATTTTGACAAATCTGACTAATGCCAGAATTCCGACTTTGGCTTGTCGCACCGGCCTCAGCCTGCCCCCCAAGGACACACTTAGGCAACGAGATCCACTCCTTAGCCACTTCGTGCCCTGCAGGACACCAAGCTTGAGTTTCCTTCGAGACGAATCGGATGAGTAATGCCGCTTCTTCTCCTTTGTAAGTATCTTTTGGAGACTGCCACACCACATTCAATTCACTTCCGGGGGCAATTGAATCCAGTTGAAAAGCGCCATCGGCAACGGCCCGGCCATCAATTAAAAGCTCCCAACTCGCATCCAGCCATCCAGTTTCAATGAAATCAAACCGTGAGCGGAACGACAAAGTTACGGGATCATCTTCAACAAGACTCACAGAAACGGGTTGAGCGAGCTTCTTTAATTCATAGATGGATGGGTGAGGCGTCCGGTCAGGCCAAAGTAAACCATCACACACAAAATTGGCATCGTTCGGTTCATCTCCATAATCACCTCCATAGGCCCAGTATGACACCCCGTTCTCATTCAAAGCTTTTAGGCCTTGATCGATCCATTCCCAAATAAATCCTCCCTGCAGCCCGGGAACAGTCTTGAACAGCTCGTAGTAGTCCGAGAGCCCTCCATTACTATTCCCCATCGAATGTGAATATTCACAGAGAATACATGGTCGCCTTTGATCCGGATGCTGCTCGTCAAACGCCCATGCCTTCAACAACTCTAAAGTCGGGTACATGGGACAAACCAGATCAGTTGCCGCGTAACCTTTATCATATGCATGCTCATCGTTAGTTCCATACATATCCCAGAGCGCGCTTTCATAATGAATAGGACGCGATCCATCATAATGCCGGATCCATGCGGCCAAACCATCATGATGTGCACCATGCCCACTTTCATTCCCCAACGACCATGCAATGATCGAAGGATGATTCTTATCTCGTTCAACCATGCGTTTCCCGCGATCATGGAATGCCAAGGAATACGATGAATTATGACATAACCACGGAGCGAATGCATGACTCTCAATGTTCGCCTCATCAATCACATACAAGCCCAGTTCGTCACATAGATCAAGCCAATATGGATCGTTAGGATAATGGGAACACCGAACCGAATTAATGTTATACTGCTTCATCAACACCGCATCTTGTCGCATCGTATCGCGGTCGACTGCTTTGCCCCGAGTCTCGTGGTGATCGTGTCGATTCACTCCATGAATGAGCACCCGCTTGCCATTGATCAGAAGCATTCGATCCCTGACCTCTACGGCCTTGAAGCCAATGCGCATTGACGTGTGCTCAACTTCACGGCCGTCAGCATTCTTCAGGCATAAGACCGCAGTATATAGATTTGGAACTTCAGCAGACCAAACGGAGACATCCCGCAGACACTCGTTGAATTTCGCACACAAGCGGTAGCGTGACCTAGACTCCGAGGCAATAGCTTCGGAGTCTAATGCCTGCTGATAAACTGCCTGACCAGATGGGCTAAAGAGTTGCAACTCCACTTGCCAGCCTTCGGGTAGATGGCCAGAAAACCCAAGCCCAACGGACATATCCAGAACCCCATCTCGGTATTCATTCTCCAAACTCGCACCACAAAACACATCTTCGATAAATACACTGTCTGTAGAATAAAGATAAACTTCGCGGTGAAGCCCGCCCATCCACCATTGATCCTGATCTTCCACAAAACTGGCATCCGACCACTTCACTACAATCGCTACGATGAGATTAGTTTCACCACACTTTATGTATGAACTCACATCGAATTCGGACGGCAAGCGGCTATCCTTGCCCATACCAACAAATTCCCCGTTCACGTAGAGGTAGAGAAGGCTTTCAGCACCACCAAAATGTAAAATGACCCGCCGATTGTCCCATGCTTCCGGAATACGAACTTCTTGCGAATACACTCCAGTCGGGTTCATTTTGGGAACAGTAGGAGGCTCATTCGAAAATGGCATTTGAACGTTGGTATAATGAGGGCGATCATATCCCTGCATGGTCCAGTTACCCGGAACCTCCACATGCCCCCAGTCGCCACGATCCGTATCAATGGCGACATCTCCCACTTGAAGGTCCCCCACTTGATCATGCATCTTGAAACGCCAGATTCTATTCAATGACATAAACCATGGCGAACGCTCACGATCTAAGGTTCTAGCGCTCAGATGTGTATCGAATGGATAGCACGTGGAACGCATCGGGAGTCGGCTTATCGAAACCACCTGTGGGTTTTCCCACAACCGAGTATCTAAAACCAACCCCAGTTCATCCGATTGAGCACTGGTTGCACTTTCCTTGAGGCAAATTCCTGAGGTATTTGAATCCATTAATTCCATCTCATCCAGTAAACTTGAATTTTCAATCTTGCGAAGTTGCAGCAAGCTGCATACATAAATCTACAAGATGAGTTTCATCGACCATTCCCCCGACTATCCCCCAATATATAGAATGGCAGGACAGCATGAAAAGCCCGACGATACGCGAGATTGCCAAGGCCTGTGGCGTTAATAACTCCACGGTATCTAGAGCCCTGAGTAATAAACCCTTGGTCTCCGCCGATACCCGTGAACGAATCTTGGCCATAGCCAAAGACATGGGCTGGAAACCAAATCCCCTGGCATCTGCGTATCTAGCGCATCGCCGCGCAACAAGATCGCCCAAATACAAGGCGCACATTGCCTATATTCTTGCTAGGGGCGATATCACCAAATTTTCCGCGCTGCCCGACTATGTTAAAATCCATTATACAGGCGCTCAAAAACGCGCTGAAGCACTCGGCTACACTTTAGAAATTTTTTGGCTTCACGAAATCAACTACAACCTCAAATCGCTATCGCGACTCTTATATGATCGCGGCGTGCCAGGTGCGATCTTTGCAACTCAGGATTTCCTCAATGAAAAGCAACTCGCGGAATTCAACTGGGACGCCTTTGCGACTGCCGCGACTGCCTATGACATGCTTCAGCCGATGCTTCACCGGGCCGCATTTTATTGGCCACACGCGGTTCGGTTAGCACTCGATAACATTGAAAGAGCAGGTTACAAAAAAATAGGCTTGGCGATTCCAGAATCAATGGATCGCCGTACTGATTATGCCTTAGCGGCGACCTATCACTACGCGGAAAAACATTCTGCTAGAGCCAAACGTTATGATTCTTACATATTCCCCGACACTCATGAGGGAAAGACGACCCTAAAGAACTGGATCTCAAAGAAGATGCCCGAAGTCATTATTGGCACAGAGGAAGTATGGAAGTCATTAAAACAACTAGGGTTGAAAGTCCCCAATGACATTGCCTTCGTGTCACCGCAATGGTCTTCTGTCTGGCCAGATGTTGCAGGGATCGACCAAGACCCGGCTTTGGTCGGAGCTAACACCTTAGACTTAGTGGCCAACCAACTCTTATGCAACGAACGCGGGATACCCAGCAAACCTCAGCTATTGCTCAGCGAAGGCATATGGAGGAACGGAAGAAGCCTACCGCAAAAATCATTAACTGACGACAAATTTTCGACCAAGGGCTGAGATGCAGCTTGCTGCATTAATTATAATTCGTAGCTGCGGTGATGTATCATTATCAAATCTACAACTTCAAAAACCTACCTATTCCCCAAACGCCTGAGAAAGAGCCGCATTGTTAACAACAATTCCCGAACCTAACACCAATAAAAACATTAAACTCACCAAAATATGAATAAATTATATCCGATCCCTAGCTTCTCTGTATTGGCCTTTAGCGCTCTAGCAATTCACGCGCACGGTGATGTAATATACTCAGAAACCTTTGACAACAATACTGCGGGTAATTTGGGCAGCTCATCCATTGGTTGGAGCGCTTATGTTGGAGCTTTCGCCACCGACATCTCTGGCACCATCCCTAACGGAGGCGATCGAATGGGAGTTGCTGACATCCCGGGTAACCCCTCTAGTGATGGCGATTCATATTTCTTCGCCTCCAACACAGGCAACACTCAAGACATTTCCTGGACGGGAATAGAAACCGGCTTATCACTATCCAATGTTTCTAGCATTTCCTGGCGTATGGGTAATGCGACAACTGCAACTACTGTAAAGATCCTCGTGCAAATTGGAGGTAGTTGGTATGCATCCTCAAGTGACTTCTCAAACAGTAGCACCTATACTGGTGGCACGTTTAGTTCAGCTGGAGCTGCCGACGATGTCCTCCAAGAGTTCACATTCTCCACAGATGCAGAGGATTGGCTCGAGCTGACTCTGAATCCGGGGGTCACAATGAGCCTTGGTTCTGCTCCAGTCTCAGACCTTTCATCATCAACAATCACAGGTCTAGGCTTCTACGTCGATACCAACAATACATTCACCACGGCTCGTTTAGACACACTGCAAGTTAACAGCATTCCTGAGGCATCAGTATTTGCCTTATACAGTGCATTGAGCGTGATGGCTCTAGTCTTTACGCGACGTCGTCGAAATTAGAAGAGATTCCCCTCTTGCTTCGAAAAATCGCAGCAACTAGTTGCCGCGCATCCTTCAGATGCGCGGCAATTAAAACGTCAGAAACCTTATTACTTCCCTGCGGCTTGGGCTCCAATGGAGGCAAACTAACCGCCGGCGCGTCCCAGAGACCGGAACAAGCACCGAAGGAGCCGGTTTTCTGACGAAAACTTCAACCGGCAATCAAGGCAGCATCCTGGAATTATCAAATGAAAATCCAGTGCAAATTCAGCTGGGGCTGATCGAAGCAGCAGGCTTCTTTCATACGCAAACAGCTCTACAATTCGCAAAGATAATGACAAACTCTTGTCTAGGATCAGCCAGATTCGAAGATTCATGTGCAGCTTGCTGCAATTCGTAAGTGTTTACGCCAAGATCCGGCTTTGTATGGTATGGCACAGCGCCTATAGCGGGCGTATAACCCCACCCCAAAGCAAATACCCCATGAAGACCTACGAAAACTGCAACCTCTCTCCTCATCTAAAACGAGCACATGGCTTTCTTGCCATAGCAACGCAAATAAAGCACCTGAGAATGGTGCCGCTCGTTGCCATTTTTTTGCTTACATTTTGCAGCACCTCGCATGCGCAAATCTTCGCAGACACCTGCGACGACCTATTGAACTGGACGACAGTCTATGGCTCGAGCCCAAACTTAAGCAATGCCGACAGTTCACTGTCCACGCTTCCCTACATCACGCTGAACAATGGCATCATCCAAGCCGAATTGCCCTACACAGTTACGGGAAGCTGGACACTCCGTTTCAATGCAAGCCATGGCGACTGGCAACGCGCTCTTTTAGCCAACGTACTAAATGCCGATGGTACCGAGGGCTATGGCCTTTGCTGGGACTCAGCCAGCAGCACTCAATACAACGGCGAAGGCCGAATGAGCCTACGCAAATTTTCGCCCGGCACCGCACACGGCTGGAATTACGGTGGAGACATCATGGGGGACACCCCACAAGATTACTGGGCTAGCAGCGGCCATGGTGCCCTAAGTGCACCGATGGCCCGGATTGAGCTGAGTTGGGATGCCATCAGCGGCACACTCGCATTGAGAGTCGACGGCGATCTCGTAAGCCAAGTAACCGACCAGACCTACATCCAGGACGGCCGATCAAAAAGGTTCCGGCGTGTTGAATTGCGCGGCAATACGACCTCCTTTTTTGACAACATTAAGTTTCAAACGACTTTCGAGGATTCAATGGATAGGCTATCGGGCTGGACTACAATGAGCGGGTCAGCACCAGACCTGTCGAATGCAGACTCCTCGCTAAGCAAAGTGCCCTACCTGACACTCGGCAATGGCCTGATCCGAGCCGATCTGGGAACTACGGTCACCACAAGCTGGACGCTCCGATTCAAGGCCAGCCACAGCGATTGGCAGCGCTACCTCTATGCCTGCGTAGTCAATGCCGACGGCACCGAAGGCTATGGGGTGCTCTGGGACTCCGCCAACAGCACACAGTACAACGGAGAAGGCCGAATCAGCATAAGAAAATTTTCGTCCGGCGATCCTCCAACTTTGTATAATGGCGGCGCCATACTGGCCGATCCACCAAATCCGGTTCGCAGCGGCCACAGAAGCCTGAGTGCGCCCATGGCATTGATTGAACTGAGCTGGGACGCATTCGATAACACGCTTTACCTGCGGGTCGATGGGATGCCGATCGCCAGTTACACCGATAACAGCTACGACTCGTTCAGTGCTGTTTACCTAAAGGGAAACACCACTTCAATGTTCGACGATGTCGTTCTTCTTCAAGACAATCCACCCACCCAAAGCGAAATCGATAATGCAATCGACATCACATCCCCCAGTTTCGGCGCAATTGGAGACGGCGTAACCGATAACCAAACCGCAATTACAAATGCCATCGCGGCGGCCAACAGCCAAAACAAAGCACTCTACATTCCACCGGGAGTATTCAAACACTCATCGATCCTATTGCTCAATGGAGCCAGTATATTTGGGCATGGTTATACCAGCGTATTGACAGGATCTGATCCAGCATACAGCACCGTCCGCCTCACGGGGAATGATGTCTTTCTGAAAAACTGTCGTTTAATTTCAAGCCACGCAACAGAACGCCTTCATACTGCCGAATCGACACTAATTCATGCCTACGAGGCCACTGACTTTGTCGTCACCGGGTGCTACCTTGAAGGAGCCGCATCTGCAGCTCTCATTACTGCAAATAAACCATCAATAGGTGGCTCAATCTATAACAACTGGATCTGGGATTCACTCGCCGACGGCATCCATATCACTTCAGGAAACCAAAACATTGGGATATGGGACAACCGAACCCGTAACACTGGAGATGATATGATCGCAGTCGTGTCCTATAACGGACCATTCGATGCCTGCGAGAACATCTGGATTGTCGGCAATGATGTTCGAAATCAACCCCACGGTCGAGGCATCACCTGCATCGGTGGGAAGAGTGTCACAATCGAAGGTAACCACATCAAAAATAGCAAAGGGGCAGGCATACATATCGCCTCCGAGGCATCCTATGATACTTATGGAGTCGAAGACATATCAGTAGTCGACAACCTGATTGTCGAAACAAGCGACAATCAGCATGGCGGTATCTTCATACGAGGCCGGAACGGATACCCAGTCGATGACGTAATGATCGAAAGAAATCGCATTCTGGACTGCGAAACTACCGGCATCCGCATACTGGATTATACGATGAACCTGACAGTGTACGATAATTACATCTACAACACGGCAAAGTCAGGGATCTCCCTATCAGGCATCCTCAAGAATATTACCATCTCAGGAAATGAACTATTGGACATCGGAGCTTACGGCATCCGCAGCTATAATAGTGCAAGTGGCACTGGAAGCTCTTTCATAATAAGTAACAATATCTTCACGGACATCCACTCAATCGGAACAGAAACATACATCGACGTCATTCAAATTGCAGCAGGATCCAATTGGTCGGATGTATCGATTACGGACAACCAATACGAAAACCCATCGAACCATTCAATCGAGCGATTCTTGGAAAGTCACTTCTCCAATGTCATCTTCAACGGTAATTCTTGGCCGAGTGGAGTCAACTATTACATAGCGCCGTAATCACTGCGTCGGAGCCTTCCAACCTATTGATTGGATAAAATAATTCAGCAACCTCGCTCCAATGCAGCTTGCTGCATTGGAGCGAGGTTGCTTTCTCTGAATATCGATACCATGTTGAATACTAAGTTTGAATGAGGCTTCACTAAAAGATTTGCCAAGCCTTCCCGAGACTGGAACCGCGTCCAGAAAAATCTATGAGCACACAGACACGATCAACCGAGCGAGGCACAGTAGCACTACCGTCTGGGTTCACATTGATTGAATTGCTGGCGACGATTGCAATTGTCGCGATTCTGGCCGCGATACTGTTCCCTACAGTCGCCAATGTTCGGCAATCAGTCCAGCAGACAGAATGCGTCAGCAATATGCGGCAAATCGGGATCGCGACTATGGCTTACGTTCAAGACAACAATGGCCGATATCCGTTGAGCAACGAAGAAGCTTCCTGGGACGCCAGGTTATTACCTTACTTGGATCACCCAAACACAGAGACTCCCTGCGAAGCACTCAAATGCCCGAGTGACGTGCGAAATTTAGTTTTAGAAAACAATAAATTTGCACGATCATACACCGCCAGCGCCCCATATACCAACTCAACCACGGGAAATACTGACAAGCGCGGAATGATCAGTGGCAAATATTCGCGCACGATCTTCGAATTAACAAACCCGCCGCAAACGGTCTTACTGACTGAGTGGTACACCGGTGCCGGAGGCGTTCCACTCGAGCGGCAACAGCAATTCAAAGAATCCTATTCCTACATCACGGGCTGGCTCGGCGGAGAAAGCGCACGAGGCTGGCCGAAACGTAGCGACGGGCAAGCATACCATGGTAATGTTATGAACTTTTGCTTTGCCGATGGACATGTGGAAAGCCTACCGCCCTGGGGAGTCAACACCCCAAAAAACAGATGGACCGCCATTGATTAAATCATTCTGACGTTAGGATTTCAACAATTCATCATTTATTTGGAGCATCCAACATTCCGGAAACTATTACTTCTTATCCGACGATGAACACTCCCAAGCCACTTTACCGCATCCCCCTACTCGCCATCAGCATCTTTTCCGCGATAACACATGCAGAGACCATTGTCCTTGAGGACGACATGGATTACGCGAACACTAGCTCACTCAGGTCTAAATGGTCTAGCATCAATTCCTCACCTTCTCTTGCTTCTGAGCTCAAATTCACCCCCCTCCCTTTGAGTTTGGAAAACCCAATCCCTATTAGCGGGAAATTCATGCTTTTGAACAATGGGATCGCATACCGCAAATTAGGGCAAACCATCACGACGGACTGGACATTGACAGCAAGAGTCCTCTTTTCCAGCTATCGACGCGGCCTTCGAGTTTTCCTGCTCAACGATACAGGTGAAGAAGGCTATGGCTTCGGTTGGTCCAGCCAAAACCCGGATCAGTTTGATGGCAACGGCAGCGTAAGAATCACAAAGTTCCAAGACGATGATTACGACAGCTGGAACACTTTCAGAGGAAGCCAAGACTTCGAAGCTGTAAATTCCGGACACCCAGTCACAGGCTATAAAGTCACAGCCACTCCTGACTCCGATCAGCATAATGCCAATTATGACATGACTAACTGGCATGACATGATGACTGCCACTTTGACATGGGACGCTTCAAGCGGGCAGTTGACTTTATTCATCAATGGTGAACGAGTTTCGTCCCATCAAGACACTGAGTTCAATCGCTTCTCTTCGATCTACTTGAGAGGCAATACAAGCGCCTACTTCGACAAGATCGTGCTCACAGTAAGTGATCATTAGTCTATTCTCCCAGCAGTCGAGTTAGCTGCCGACCGAAGCAAATGCGATGAGATTAAGTAAGTAGCTCGACGAAGCCATCCTCCGAATAAGTGAGGTTACGGGCGACCTGCGCCATCACCGGACTATTCATCTGGCAGCTAATCTGAACAATCATGGCCTGACACTTAGCAAGTTTTCGTCTTTGGGTATTACTCAAAGACAACTTCACATCCTTCTTCTCCAGCTCTTCCTTGAGTATCTTATTCTCGGGTATGCAAACAGTTGATCACATCAAGCAGAGTTTGCGGTTCAGCCAGCCTGTCATTGCGACGAGTTCCGTGGCAAAGCCGACAACCGAAGGCAATATGGTCAATCGCGTCCTCAAAACGTTTTGTCGTATTGTGATAAATCGTTGGCAAGTCATGTAGATGCTAAATTTGAGCCTCTCATCGCAACAATTTAAGGTCGCAAACAACTGACAACCAAGTTCCTTCTTCCGACTCCCCCAACTAATTTAATAAGCTAGACCTTATGATGGGCTAATAGGCTGTATGCTACCGTATTTGGTTCAATTTTTACACCGCTGCTTCCACCTTCCTTTTCTTCATGATGATAGTAGTTCAGCACCCCTCCTAGCCGTTCACTTTTCACGATTGAACCACTCTCTGAGTGGCTCTGAGGGATGTTCGGAAAAGGTATTTGATGATCAAGCCCTTGGTGATTCCGTTCTTGATGAAAATGCTCAATATACTGCCCGATAGCCTTACGGAGTGACTTCTAACTGAAGAATATCATCTGGTCAATGCACTCACGCTTGATGGCTGATACGAAACTTTCCGCATAGCCGTTTTGCTGCGGGCACCCCACCCTTGTTTGGATGACTTCAACCCCGGAATCCGTGAGTATCTGACGAAACTCTTTTGTATAAAGCGGATCGTGGTCACAGACAAAGAAACGCCGTCGTTTGAGAATGCCGTCACAGCTGTCAGTCATGTTCCGAGCCACTTGTGCCATCACCGCCCCGTTCACCTGACAGCCGATGTGAGCGACCTCCACCTGACGTTTCGCCAAGTTCATCACGAAGAACACGTGATATCGAACCAGCCCGCGAAGAGTCCATACTTCTACCGTGAAAAAATCTGCGACGGACATCACATCCATGTGAGAGCGCACGAAAGTTTTGCTGTTCATGTCGCCCAAAGGGCACCCACACAAACATCCCTTCGGGCCATCTACGATGCACCATCTTCGCACTGTTGTGCTTCGTCCAGTTGGATTGCTTGCCGCGCTCTGGTGAAGGAATGATTCCTTTAGCCCTGAGTATATTGCCAACAGTCGTCATACTCACTTTGTAACCAAGATTAGAAAGAGCCCCTTGGATGCGGCCATAGGAAATAGCTAGTATTTGGACGCTATGCTTTTGTCGTCGCTACGCGACTCGGAACCTCGGCAAATTTGACGCAGAGTTCCCGAATAACCTCCATCCGTTCCTGTCGGTCGGTTTTCACGACTCGCTTACCAGTATATTTAAGAGCTATTAACTTCCGATGCCATCCCAGGATCGTTTCCGGTCGATCCAAAGCCGCATATTTCTGCAACTGAGCTCAACCCATCGCCTTGCCTCGATTGGCCAAATTACGACGCTGATGATTGTCCAAACGCAGCTTCTTACCCGTCGATTCGAACTGCTGTTTCAAAATCTGGTTCTCCTCAAGGAGATACTCGATCACCTTCTGCTGCTTGCGGTTCATCCAACCCGCCAAAACCACTAAGAATATCTGGACTTGTTTATTCAAGCGCACGAAGGTCGGAAATTGAGAAAAGGCCGTCAAGGCGCATTAACACAGAACTGACCGTATAAGTGAAGGGGGCAGGAACCAATCTGGGAGTCTTTGAGGAAATACTGCTGCTACGAGAAAAGAACCCGACTTAACTACAATCAAGTTTGCGAAGCCATTGAATTCATCGAAACAATGTAGAGCATAAAAGCGTAAGTTGACGC
The nucleotide sequence above comes from Coraliomargarita algicola. Encoded proteins:
- a CDS encoding right-handed parallel beta-helix repeat-containing protein, with the protein product MLTFCSTSHAQIFADTCDDLLNWTTVYGSSPNLSNADSSLSTLPYITLNNGIIQAELPYTVTGSWTLRFNASHGDWQRALLANVLNADGTEGYGLCWDSASSTQYNGEGRMSLRKFSPGTAHGWNYGGDIMGDTPQDYWASSGHGALSAPMARIELSWDAISGTLALRVDGDLVSQVTDQTYIQDGRSKRFRRVELRGNTTSFFDNIKFQTTFEDSMDRLSGWTTMSGSAPDLSNADSSLSKVPYLTLGNGLIRADLGTTVTTSWTLRFKASHSDWQRYLYACVVNADGTEGYGVLWDSANSTQYNGEGRISIRKFSSGDPPTLYNGGAILADPPNPVRSGHRSLSAPMALIELSWDAFDNTLYLRVDGMPIASYTDNSYDSFSAVYLKGNTTSMFDDVVLLQDNPPTQSEIDNAIDITSPSFGAIGDGVTDNQTAITNAIAAANSQNKALYIPPGVFKHSSILLLNGASIFGHGYTSVLTGSDPAYSTVRLTGNDVFLKNCRLISSHATERLHTAESTLIHAYEATDFVVTGCYLEGAASAALITANKPSIGGSIYNNWIWDSLADGIHITSGNQNIGIWDNRTRNTGDDMIAVVSYNGPFDACENIWIVGNDVRNQPHGRGITCIGGKSVTIEGNHIKNSKGAGIHIASEASYDTYGVEDISVVDNLIVETSDNQHGGIFIRGRNGYPVDDVMIERNRILDCETTGIRILDYTMNLTVYDNYIYNTAKSGISLSGILKNITISGNELLDIGAYGIRSYNSASGTGSSFIISNNIFTDIHSIGTETYIDVIQIAAGSNWSDVSITDNQYENPSNHSIERFLESHFSNVIFNGNSWPSGVNYYIAP
- a CDS encoding glycoside hydrolase family 2 TIM barrel-domain containing protein, whose product is MSLNRIWRFKMHDQVGDLQVGDVAIDTDRGDWGHVEVPGNWTMQGYDRPHYTNVQMPFSNEPPTVPKMNPTGVYSQEVRIPEAWDNRRVILHFGGAESLLYLYVNGEFVGMGKDSRLPSEFDVSSYIKCGETNLIVAIVVKWSDASFVEDQDQWWMGGLHREVYLYSTDSVFIEDVFCGASLENEYRDGVLDMSVGLGFSGHLPEGWQVELQLFSPSGQAVYQQALDSEAIASESRSRYRLCAKFNECLRDVSVWSAEVPNLYTAVLCLKNADGREVEHTSMRIGFKAVEVRDRMLLINGKRVLIHGVNRHDHHETRGKAVDRDTMRQDAVLMKQYNINSVRCSHYPNDPYWLDLCDELGLYVIDEANIESHAFAPWLCHNSSYSLAFHDRGKRMVERDKNHPSIIAWSLGNESGHGAHHDGLAAWIRHYDGSRPIHYESALWDMYGTNDEHAYDKGYAATDLVCPMYPTLELLKAWAFDEQHPDQRRPCILCEYSHSMGNSNGGLSDYYELFKTVPGLQGGFIWEWIDQGLKALNENGVSYWAYGGDYGDEPNDANFVCDGLLWPDRTPHPSIYELKKLAQPVSVSLVEDDPVTLSFRSRFDFIETGWLDASWELLIDGRAVADGAFQLDSIAPGSELNVVWQSPKDTYKGEEAALLIRFVSKETQAWCPAGHEVAKEWISLPKCVLGGQAEAGATSQSRNSGISQICQNGDLVLVKSGKLIVEADAQAGGLVRLTHAGREILSTPPQISLWRAPTDNDGIKLWSGQENKPLKRWQKLGLDQLESRLVDFAYEETIPGEEVELRWGFEASGRQEWQDFYWSYKITIRDQETVDFDFHVEVGNEIEDLPRVGAIFTLNPRLEDLEWLGLGPYENYPDRKSSVWRAVHRSTVDQQYVPYVMPQENGLKCDVDWLTLASDSSLIKVESHLPFMFSALHFHPRDLTNAFHATDLVARPQTLLCLDIAHRGLGTGSCGPDTFAAYRLSESKYDFSFKISIT
- a CDS encoding LacI family DNA-binding transcriptional regulator, with amino-acid sequence MKSPTIREIAKACGVNNSTVSRALSNKPLVSADTRERILAIAKDMGWKPNPLASAYLAHRRATRSPKYKAHIAYILARGDITKFSALPDYVKIHYTGAQKRAEALGYTLEIFWLHEINYNLKSLSRLLYDRGVPGAIFATQDFLNEKQLAEFNWDAFATAATAYDMLQPMLHRAAFYWPHAVRLALDNIERAGYKKIGLAIPESMDRRTDYALAATYHYAEKHSARAKRYDSYIFPDTHEGKTTLKNWISKKMPEVIIGTEEVWKSLKQLGLKVPNDIAFVSPQWSSVWPDVAGIDQDPALVGANTLDLVANQLLCNERGIPSKPQLLLSEGIWRNGRSLPQKSLTDDKFSTKG